A single genomic interval of Spinacia oleracea cultivar Varoflay chromosome 6, BTI_SOV_V1, whole genome shotgun sequence harbors:
- the LOC110794870 gene encoding transcription factor bHLH14, producing the protein MVQTRSPSTSPDWLINPNPPPNFTSLSLKQRLQTIVESKPGLLYAISWQLTSNAKNTMTMAASRPVLVCSDGYLKSSVRSNVVSKHNEGMEELGERVMSEWFYAVSLSKVLEIEEKDMLIGKAMSSGTYLWLIGYSSGCERAKEALLHNVRTLVFIPVVASGEVIEVGSLDEINEDRSLIELTRLIFNGNGNDNCNSNSNSNSNISCSKSGIRASAGAPAGAGAPAGTMQRSNHVEAERQRRDKLNQRFYALRAVVPYVSKMDKASLLSDAVTYINELKTSVQELEEQIRGLQSAKNITAVSTTLSSTNNTTPRMHGQHHLPHVKTSVWAVEVEVDVKPIGKQVVIRVQTSGLDHPEARLMNVLKELRLEICYATISNVNEVVFQNVIATLPSYPDEIISTQEGLTNAIRERLHY; encoded by the coding sequence ATGGTGCAAACTAGATCACCCTCCACCTCACCTGATTGGCTCATTAATCCTAATCCACCACCAAACTTCACATCATTATCCCTTAAACAACGCCTCCAAACTATAGTAGAGAGTAAGCCAGGGTTGTTGTATGCAATATCTTGGCAATTGACATCTAATGCTAAGAACACCATGACGATGGCGGCGAGCCGCCCTGTGTTGGTGTGTTCAGATGGTTATTTGAAAAGCTCCGTTAGGAGCAATGTAGTTTCGAAACACAATGAGGGCATGGAAGAGCTTGGGGAGAGAGTTATGTCTGAATGGTTTTACGCCGTGTCGTTAAGCAAAGTCCTAGAGATTGAGGAAAAGGATATGTTAATAGGGAAAGCCATGAGTTCAGGCACCTATTTGTGGCTAATTGGCTACTCTTCAGGGTGTGAACGGGCGAAGGAAGCTTTATTGCACAATGTTCGTACTCTGGTGTTCATACCTGTTGTTGCCTCAGGTGAAGTTATTGAAGTTGGATCCTTGGATGAGATCAACGAAGATAGGAGCTTAATTGAGCTCACCCGCTTAATAtttaatggtaatggtaatgataattgtaatagtaatagtaatagtaatagtaatattTCCTGCAGCAAAAGTGGCATCAGAGCTTCTGCAGGTGCGCCTGCAGGTGCAGGCGCACCTGCAGGCACAATGCAGCGTAGCAACCATGTAGAGGCAGAGAGGCAGAGGAGAGACAAGCTCAACCAGCGTTTTTACGCGCTACGCGCAGTAGTTCCCTACGTCTCAAAGATGGACAAAGCGTCACTTCTTTCTGATGCAGTCACATACATCAACGAGCTTAAAACTTCAGTACAAGAATTGGAAGAACAAATCAGAGGACTTCAATCAGCCAAAAATATTACTGCAGTTAGTACTACTCTTAGTAGTACTAATAATACTACGCCACGTATGCATGGTCAGCATCATCTTCCTCATGTGAAAACTAGTGTTTGGGCGGTGGAAGTTGAGGTAGACGTGAAACCGATAGGTAAGCAAGTGGTAATCCGGGTTCAAACATCGGGTTTGGATCACCCGGAAGCAAGATTAATGAATGTGCTGAAAGAATTGCGTCTGGAAATTTGCTACGCAACAATATCAAATGTCAATGAGGTTGTGTTTCAGAATGTTATTGCTACGTTGCCATCTTATCCTGATGAGATAATTAGTACTCAAGAAGGCTTGACTAATGCTATTCGTGAGAGGCTGCATTATTGA